The Polynucleobacter sp. MWH-CaK5 region TCAGAGTTACCCACCAAGGTCTGTTTAACTTGTGGCCGACCTTTTACTTGGCGCAAAAAGTGGGAAAAAGTTTGGGAAGAAGTGAAATATTGCTCAGACCGCTGTCGAGCAAAGAAGTGATTCTGTTAATACAATCACTGACATGAAGAAACCTATCATCGCACCAGCAGATGTATCGCGCATCATTGAAATGGCTTGGGAGGATCGCACGCCATTCGATGCCATCATGCAAACCTATGGTTTAAATGAATCTCGGGTGATTGATTTGATGCGCCAAGAAATGAAGCCCAGTTCGTTTCGGATGTGGCGTAAACGCGTCACAGGGCGGGGTACCAAACATGCTGCTTTGCGAAGCGGGGAAGTGAAACGGGCTTACTGCCCAACTCAGTACAAACCTAGATAAACATTTGAATCAAACTTCAAATCAAAGTTTAGTTAGGCTCTGTCACAAATCCTAATTTTGTTAATCCTGAACGTTTCGCAGTTGATAAAACTTGCGCCACTGATTCATAACGAACATTTTTATCCGCTTTGAGTTGCACTTCAGGTTGTGGCGACTTCTTCGCTGCTGTTTGAGCGTAAATCGACAAGGTATTTAGATCGATGGGAGAGTTGTTCCAAAATACTTGGCCATTCGCGGCAATGCTGAGATTGATTGATTCAGGTTTAACGTCATTGCGTTGACTGCTGGCTTGTGGCAAGTCTACTTTGACGGCATGCTGCATCACCGGAATCGTGATCATGAAAACAATCAATAACACCAACATCACATCCACCAAAGGTGTCATATTGATTTCAGCCATCGGTGGGCTGTCATCTTCTCCGATTGGTTCGTTACCAAAGGCCATGATTAATCCTGAGAGCTGATGCGAGTATTGCCAGAACTACCAACTGTGGCACCAGTGATGAAGTAGGCATACAAGTCATTACCAAAGCGATTGAGTTCAGCAATTAACACTTTATTGATGCGGCTGATGGCGTTGTAGCCCAATACTGCTGGAATCGCCACTGCCAAGCCCAAGGCTGTCATGATCAAGGCTTCACCAATTGGGCCAGCCACTTGGTCAATCGTGGCAGTGCCTGAGGTGCCAATACCCACCAAGGCATGGTAAATACCCCATACAGTGCCAAACAAGCCAATGAAGGGTGCTGTGGCGCCTGTTGAAGCCAAGAATGTCAAACCTTGTTGAAGGCCACCCACAGATTTATCAATACTGATTTTCAAGCAACGTGTGAGCCAATCAGACGCATTGATCGTTTGATTCAGTTCGCTGCGTGCACCTGATTGTTGATTGTGATGTTGCATCGCCTCTTGGGCACTGTTAGCAAGATCGCCATAGGGATTTTGGTCTGTGCTCATTTGACCAAGAGCCACATCAAATGATGGTGCATGCCAAAAACATTCAACTTCTTTGGCCATTTTTTTAACTTTATAAAGTGCTAAAACTTTGGTCAAAATGATGACCCAAGAAACAATCGACATCACCAACAAAATGATTGCAACGGTTCTGGTGACAGCGTCGCCTTGTGCCCACATATTGGCAAGGCCAAAAGTTTGATTCATTCAATTACTCCAAACGGAAAATATAAGGTTGTATAGCCGTTACTTTAATCGCTTTACCAAATTCTATAAAGGGTTTGCAACGCACGCGCATGCCTGCATCGAGTGCAGCTTGATCTAAGCGATGAATGCCACTGCTTTGTGCAAGGGCTACTTTTTCAACAGCGCCAGATTCATTGATGAATAAACGCACCAATGTTTTACCTTCTTCACCCATGCGTCTCGATAGGTTTGGGTAAAAGGGCTCTGGAACGCTGCATTGAGCTTGGCTGATGGAAACTGTTTTGGGGTCACCGGTGCTGCTGCCACCTAAGCTAGAAGCTGGTAATGAGGATTCTTGGTTTGGTGGTGTGAAGCTGCCCGTGGTTGTAGTGATGGGGGTGGGAGTGGCTTCCACTTTCTTTTTTTCAACTGGTTTGACTGGGGTTGGTCGAGGCACCGTTGATTTTTCTTTTTGAGGATTTGCATCCAATAAATTAGCAACAACTGTATCACCCATGTTTGACGCAGATTTTGTTCGATCCATCCCTGACTGAAATCCAACAATCAGTAATAAATGCATGAACACCACAAATGCAGCGATCTTATTTGCAAGGATCCAAGTTCTTAGGCTCTGCATGATGATCTAAAACAGGGCTAAGAGATAAAGACTGTGGATGTTTGAACGCTGTGTTGCTCAAAGGCCGCAGGAATTAGTTGCTTGGCATTAGCCGATAGGGCTTCAGCATCCAATGTGGAATACAAATGAATGATTCTTGGTGGAGCTGATTGCAACAGATGATGCTCTTCTAATTTACGACACAGTTGTTTAACCACAGCCTCGCTGGTATCGATAATTTCAACTTCAGGGCCAAGGATTTTTTTAATCAAAGGCGCTAAAAAAGGGTAGTGGGTACAACCCAAAACCAAAGTATCAATTTGAGCTGCTTGCATCGGTGCTAAGTGCTCGCGCAACAAGGCTTCTGTTTCTGCTGTATCCAAGGCTCCAGACTCAATCAATGGCACTAAGCCTAAACCAGCTTGAGTGATTAATTTGCAATCGTGATCAAGACCTTCTAAGCCGTCTAAGAGCGCTTTGAATTTGTCACTTTTTAAAGTGTTCTGAGTCGCCAAAACACCGATCTTATGATTTTGACTTTTATGAACGGCTGGCTTCACCCCAGGCTCAATGCCAATGATCGGGATTGCAGGCATTTCATGTCGGATGTGGGCAATGGCTTCAGCAGTGGCCGTATTGCAAGCAATGATGAGTGCCTGGCATCCTTCGCGCACTAACCAGTGACACAAGTCCAAGCTTCTGGCTGCGACCCAGTCACTGGATTTCTCACCGTAAGGTGCGTTGGCTGAGTCAGCTAAATAAACGTAATGGTGCGAGGGCGCTTGGCGCAGGGCTTCGCTCAGGACGGTCAAACCACCGATGCCTGAATCAAAAACCCCAATCGTCGCCAAGCTTGCTCGCTATCCTAAAAGAGTCGACTTAAGCTTGAGCGACTGGAATTTTTCCAATCTTCGCTTGCCACTCTTTAGGGCCTGTGTTGTGCACAGAAGTACCGGTTGAATCAACCGCCACTGTCACAGGCATATCTTGAATGGTGAATTCGTAAATAGCTTCCATGCCTAAATCAGCAAAGCCAACCACTTTCGATTCTTTGATTGCTTTTGATACCAAGTAAGCAGCGCCACCAACAGCCATTAAATAAGCAGATTTGTGTTTCTTGATTGCTTCAATTGCTACTGGGCCACGTTCTGCTTTACCCACCATTGAGATCAAGCCAGTTTCAGCCAGCATCATCTCGGTGAACTTGTCCATGCGCGTTGCTGTTGTTGGACCTGCAGGGCCAACCACTTCATTGCGCACTGGATCCACAGGACCCACGTAATAGATCACACGATTCTTGAAGTCGACTGGTAGCTTTTCGCCTTTGGCCAACATGTCGGCAATGCGCTTGTGAGCAGCGTCACGACCCGTCAACATCTTGCCGTTTAACAAGAGAGTTTGGCCTGGTTTCCAGCTGGCCACTTCCTCTGGTGTGAGTGTGTCTAGGTTAACGCGGGTTGATTTTTCTGTGTTCGGTGTCCAAGCAACATCAGGCCATTCTGAAATTGATGGAGGCGTTAATACAGCTGGGCCATCGCCGTGCAAATGGAAGTGCACGTGGCGTGTCGCTGCACAGTTAGGAATCATCGCCACAGGCAATGAAGCGGCATGTGTTGGGTAATCCATGATCTTCACATCAAGCACTGTTGTTAAACCACCCAAGCCTTGCGCGCCAATGCCAAGAGCATTGACCTTGTCCATGATCTCTAAACGTAATTCTTCAATACGAGTTTTTGGACCGCGGGCAATTAATTCATGAATATCTACTGGAGCCATCAAAGACTCTTTGGCTAAAAGCATGGCTTTTTCTGGTGTGCCGCCAATGCCGATACCTAGAATGCCAGGAGGGCACCAACCAGCACCCATGGTCGGCACAGTTTTAACCACCCAATCAACGATTGAGTCAGATGGGTTCAACATCACCATCTTGCTCTTGTTTTCTGAGCCACCACCTTTGGCCGCACAAATCACTTCAACGCCATCACCTTCAACGATTTCATAATGAATCACAGCTGGTGTGTTGTCTTTAGAGTTAGTACGCTTGCCAGCTGGATCTAATAAAACTGATGCGCGTAATTTGTTGTCTGGATGGTTGTACGCACGGCGCACACCCTCATTGACCATTTCTGAAACGCTCATTTTGGCGTCCCATTTAACGTTCATGCCAACCTTCAAAAATACCACTGCAATACCAGTGTCTTGGCACATAGGACGCTTGCCTTCAGCGCACATACGGCTATTGGTCAAAATTTGGGCAATCGCATCCTTGGCAGCCGGGCTTTCCTCGCGCTCATAGGCTTTGCCTAGGGCCGTGATGTAATCCAAAGGGTGGTAGTAAGAAATGTACTGAAAACCATCAGCGATGCTCTGAATAAAGTCGTCTTGGCGAATTGCACTCATAATTTTTTTATAAAGGTTTGAAAGATAGCTATTTTACCTAGGGAAAGTGGCACTTTACAGATATCGTTTATATGTTTATCTTAAGTGTTTGAGGAAATAGGGCTGATATCCCTGTGGCCCCTAGGGGTAACCCTGATGAGGGCTAAAGTTTATGGCAGTTGTCAGTCAATTGTCAGTCCGCAAGCCTAATCTCGAAAATTGTCTAAAACACTGCCTAGAAAGTAGGAGAAAAGTATGTCCGGTATGGAACAAATGTTGGTAGAAAATCGTGTGTTTAACCCACCAAAAGCATTTGCTAAACAAGCAGCCATCACAAGCATGGATCAATACAAAGCGATGTGCAAAGCTTTTGATAAAGATTTCAATGGTACTTGGGCACGTTTGGCAAAAGAAAACTTATTTTGGAAGAAGCCATTCACCAAAGTTTTGGATGAATCAAAGGCTCCTTTTTACAAGTGGTTCGAAGATGGTTTAACGAATGCTTCATATAACTGTATCGATCGCAATATCAAAAATGGCATGGCTAAGAAAACTGCCATCATTTTTGAAGCAGACGGCGGTGAAGTTTCAAAAGTAACTTATCAAGAATTGCATGACCGTGTAGCAACGTTTGCTAATGGTTTGAAAAAACTAGGCATCAAAAAAGGTGACCGCGTTGTTATCTATATGTCGATGTCAATTGAAGGTGTTGTGGCGATGCAAGCTTGTGCTCGTATCGGTGCGACCCACTCAGTGGTGTTCGGCGGATTCTCAGCCAAATCATTGCAAGAGCGTATTGTGGACGTGGGCGCCGTGGCTTTGATCACAGCAGACCAACAATTACGCGGCGGTAAAGCATTGCCATTGAAGACCATCGCTGATGAAGCTTTGGATTTGGGTGGTTGCGAGAAGCTCAAGCACGTGATTGTTTACAAGCGCACTGGTGGCGATGTGCCAATGAAGGCTGGTCGCGACAAGTGGATGCATGACGTTTCTGCTGGTCAACCTAAAGTATGTGAGCCAGAGTGGGTGAGCGCAGAGCATCCTTTGTTCGTTCTTTACACATCAGGTTCAACAGGTAAGCCAAAAGGCGTTCAGCACTCAACAGGTGGTTACTTGTTGTGGGCGATGTTGACAATGAAGTGGACATTCGATTTGCGCGACAGTGATGTGTTCTGGTGTACGGCTGATATCGGTTGGGTCACAGGACACAGCTATATCGCTTATGGTCCTTTGGCATGCGGTGGTACACAAATCGTTTTCGAAGGTGTGCCTACTTATCCAAACGCCGGTCGTTTCTGGGAAATGATTCAGCGTCACAAGGTATCTATTTTCTACACAGCCCCTACAGCGATTCGTTCATTGATCAAGGCTTCTGATACAGATCCTACAGTTCATCCGAAGAAATACAACTTGAAGAGCTTGCGTATCTTGGGTTCTGTCGGTGAGCCAATCAATCCTGAAGCATGGATGTGGTACTACAAGAATATTGGTGGCGAGAAGTGTCCGATTGTGGATACCTTCTGGCAAACAGAAACTGGTGGTCACATGATCACGCCATTGCCAGGTGCAACCCCATTGGTTCCTGGTTCATGCACATTGCCATTGCCAGGCATCATGGCAGCGATTGTGGATGAGGCTGGTGGTGATATGCCTAATGGCCAAGGTGGTATTTTGGTTGTGAAGCGCCCATGGCCTTCAATGATTCGTAACATTTGGGGTGACCCAGAGCGCTTTAAGAAGAGCTACTTCCCGGAAGAGTTGGGTGGTACTTTGTACTTGGCGGGTGACGGCGCGATCCGTAACAAAGACACTGGTTACTTCACGATCACAGGTCGTATCGATGACGTGTTGAACGTTTCAGGTCACCGCATGGGCACGATGGAAATCGAATCATGCTTGGTTGCTAATCCATTGGTGGCTGAGGCTGCCGTGGTTGGTCGTCCAGACGACATGACTGGTGAAGCGATTGTGGCCTTCGTGGTGCTTAAAGGTAAGCGCCCAACAGGTGACGATGCGAAAAAGATTGCAACAGACTTGCGTAACTGGGTAGGTAAAGAGATTGGCCCAATCGCCAAGCCAAAAGAAATTCGTTTTGGTGATAACTTACCTAAGACACGTTCAGGCAAGATCATGCGTCGTTTATTGCGTGTTTTGGCAAAAGGTGAAGAAATCACTCAAGACACTTCAACGCTTGAAAATCCAGCGATCTTGGAGCAGCTCAAGCACGCTATTTAAGTTTCCTTGACTAGCATCATCTTGTAGTAATTAAGGCCGGTTACCTAACAGTACCGGCCTATTTTCTTAGGTCTGAGTCATAATCTGCATATGGAGATTCGGTCTGAATCAAAAAAGATAGGTTTTTACTACTTGCTGTTCACGGCAGGTTTTTTGCTATTTGTTTACTTCTTAGGTTTGCTTGAGCAGACCAGTGGCTCAGGTATTTGGCTGGGCTATGTTTTCTTATTTGTAACCATTGCTATTTATGCCAGCATTGGACTCATTTCCCGCACCTCTGATATCGGTGATTACTATGTCGCTGGCCGCAAGATACCCGCCATTTTTAACGGTATGGCAACCGCTGCAGATTGGATGAGTGCTGCCACCTTCATTGGCTTGGTCGGTATTTTGTTCAGCTCTGGATATAAGGGTCTCGCATTCATTGTTGGTTGGACGGGTGGCTTTTGTTTGGTGGCGATGTTAATAGCCCCATACATTCGTAAGTTTGGCTCCTACACCATCCCAGATTTCTTATCGATACGCTACAGTCAAGGCAAAGAGGGTGGCAGTAAAGCCGTCAGAGTTGTGGCGGTTGGTGCAACCATCATTTGTTCATTTGTTTATTTGGTGGCTCAAATTCAAGGCGTTGGTTTGATTGTCAATCGTTTCATTGGCGTTGAATTTGGGGTGGGCGTCTTCTTTGGTTTGGCAGGTATCTTGGTCTGCTCTTTCTTGGGTGGAATGCGAGCAGTGACCTGGACTCAGGTGGCTCAGTACATCATTTTCATGATTGCCTTGCTCTTGCCATTGAGCATGATCTCCTACAAAAAGCACAATTCAATTTTTCCTCAGGCAAGCTATGGCAAAGTACTTGAGGAAATTGAGTTTCACGAAAAAGACTTCGAAGTTACTGCAGAAGAGAAGAAGGTTCGTGATTACTATTTAAAGCAATCAATGCTTTTAGACAAAAAAATAAAAGCATTACCAGACTCCTATTTTGAAGGCAAAAAAGAAGCTGAGAGGAAGTTGCAAGAAGCGCGTACCAGCCAGATTCCTCTCAAAGAATTGAAGGCCCTTGAAAAGAGATTCAATGAGTTCCCCAAAGATCCTGGCAGTGCTTATGAGCTTTGGCAGACTCAGAAAAAAGATGCCCAGCTCAAAAGTCAAACGGCCATTCCATCGATGGACCCATCATCCAGTAAGGGTGTGGGCGATTCCAGCCTCGATCAGTTGAATTTTGTTCTTCTTATTTTTTGCTTGATGTTTGGTACGGCCAGCCTGCCTCATATCTTGACGCGTTATTACACGACCACCGGCGTATCAGCAACGCGCTATTCAGTTTTTTGGACTTTGCTATTTGTTGCCTTGTTCTATTTCAGTGTTCCAGCTATGGCAGCGATGGTGAAGTTGGAGCTATTTAAAAATTTGGTGGGGATTTCCTATGCGGATTTACCGAGCTGGATTTTGAATTGGCGAAAATTAGATCCGCCAGTTTTATCAATCATTGATATCAATGGAGATGGCTTCGTTCAGTGGGCAGAACTTTCAATTTCTCCGGACATGATCATCTTGGCTGCCCCAGAGATTATGGGATTGCCTTATGTGATTTCTGGTTTGGTTGCTGCAGGAGCTTTGGCAGCCGCTTTATCAACAGCCGATGGCTTGTTATTGACCATTGCGAATGCGATTTCACATGATGTCTACTATCACCTGGTCAACAAAAGCGCTTCTCATCAGCGACGCGTCACGGTAGCAAAAATTGTTCTATTGGGTGTTGCCTTATTTGCGGCCTACGTCACATCACTGCGGCCTGGAGATATTTTGTTCTTGGTCGGCGCTGCTTTTTCATTGGCAGCGTCCAGCTTTTTTGCGGTGTTGATTTTGGCTGTTTTCTCAAAGAGAATTAATCAATGGGGAGCGATTGCCGGCATGCTCACAGGATTCTTTGTGAGTGGTACATATATCGCACTGAATTACCCCTTTGTGTCACGTATCACTGGCGTGTTTGGGGAGCGTTGGTTTGGTATTGACCCAATTGCATCTGGTGCGTTTGGTATCCCTGCAAGTTTTATAGCTGCATTCGTGGTCTCATATTTGACTAAAGAGAATCCGCCTGTGATTAATCGTTTGGTGGATTACTTGCGCGAGGCTCGGTCTTCGGTTTAAGCAACTTATTTTTTAGGGAATAGCTTTTCCCAGCCATCCGTACCAAGCTTTTCCATGGTTTGCATATTGGTTTCAAAAATAGCTTCAGCTTCTGGAAATGCTTTCACTGCTTCGTCGATGCTGTCCTCGCGAATCAAATGCAGGGTCGGGTAAGGGGAGCGGTTGGTGAAATTTGTGATGTCATCAATGTCGGTGCCTGCAAATTGGTATTGAGGATGAAAGCTCGCAATCTGTAACTCCCCATCCAAATCCAAGTCTTCTAATAATTGATCCGCTAATTCTAGAAAATCGTTGTAATCAAGAAAATCATTCAATACATCTGGATGAATCAATAAAGTCGTGTCTGTTTTTTCGCGAGAAACCTCAGCTAAAAATTCCAACTCTTGAGCCAGGTCTTCTAATAATCCCTCGACGGTTGTGGCTTCACTCACCACATACTTGATTTGCTCTTTGACGTGCACCGCTTTAGCAAAAGGGCAAAGGTTCAAACCAATCACGGCTTTGATTAGCCAATCCTGAGTTTCTTGAATAATTTTGCTGGCATTTTGGGACATAGTTTCCAATTTCTTTGACAGATTGTGTATCGTATAGCCTTATGATTCGTATTACAGAACTGCGTTTGCCCATTGAGCATGCTCCAGAGGAGCTTGAAGCCGCTATCTTAAAGCGTTTGGGCATCTCTTCTAAAGATTTAGTTGATTTTATAGTTTTTAAGCGCAGTTATGACGCTCGTAAAAATATTGCCTTGGCCTTCATTTACACCATTGATGTTTCTGTAAAAAATGAAGAGGCTATTCTGACTAAGTTCGGGCATGATCAACATGTGCGACCCTCTCCTGACACCAGTTATCACTTTGTGGCTCAGGCAAACAGTCAGTCAGACAATTCATTATCAGAACGACCTGTGGTGATTGGCTTTGGGCCCTGTGGCATTTTTGCTGCTTTAGTTTTGGCTCAAATGGGGTTTAAACCCATTGTTCTTGAGCGTGGCAAACAAGTGCGAGAACGCACCCAAGACACCTGGGGTTTGTGGCGTAAAAATGTTCTCAACCCAGAATCCAATGTTCAGTTTGGTGAAGGCGGTGCAGGCACATTCTCGGATGGAAAGCTTTACAGTCAAATCAAGGACCCTAAGTTTTATGGTCGTAAGGTGATTCAAGAATTCATCAAAGCGGGTGCACCTGAAGAAATTGCATACGTTGCAAAGCCGCACATTGGCACCTTCCGCTTGGTGGGTGTTGTTGAAAAGATGCGCCAAGAAATCATCAGCCTGGGTGGTGAAGTGCGTTTTCAACAAAAAGTCACAGGCTTTGAGATCAAAGATGGTGAGATGGCAGGCATTAATTTGGAGAGTGGTGAAAAATTGGCCGCTCGTCATGTGATCATCGCGCTTGGTCACAGTGCGCGCGATACTTTCAAGGCATTACATGAGGCTGGTGTTTATATTGAACCTAAACCTTTCTCAGTTGGCTTTAGGATCGAGCATCCGCAATCATTGATTGATCGAGCTAGACTCGGACCGCACGCAGGCAATCCTTTGATTGGAGCAGCCGATTACAAGTTGGTACACCATGCCAAAAATGGTCGAGCGGTTTATAGCTTTTGTATGTGCCCTGGTGGAACTGTTGTGGCCGCCACTTCAGAAGAGAACAGGGTAGTCACCAATGGCATGAGTCAATACTCTCGTAATGAGCGCAATGCTAATGCAGGTATTGTGGTGAACGTTGACCCCGAGGATTACGGTGGTAGTGCTGAGAACCCCTTGGCAGGCATTGATTTTCAAAGAGCGCTTGAGTCCAAGGCTTTTGAGCTGGGTGGCAGGAACTACGAGGCACCTGGTCAATTGGTGGGTGACTTTATTGCTGGTCAGACATCGACTGAGTTTGGCAAAGTCATTCCGTCTTATAAGCCAGGTGTTCATCTAACTGATTTGGCGCAGGCGTTGCCTGATTTTGTGATTGAAGCGATGCGAGAGGCTTTGCCTGCATTTGAGAAAAAGATCAAAGGCTTTGCCATGCACGATGCTGTTTTAACTGGCGTAGAAACCAGAACTTCCTCACCTTTGAGGATTACCAGAGGAAGCAATTACCAGAGCTTGAACGTCAGGGGCTTGTACCCGGCTGGTGAGGGTGCAGGTTATGCCGGCGGTATTTTGTCAGCAGGCGTAGACGGCATCAAAGTTGCCGAAGCCTTGGCCTTGGATTTGGTCAAGCAACAATCCTAAGGCTATCTTTTACTAAATCTTCTCTTTCTGAGTTTATTCAAGGCGTAGATGCCATAAGCAATGATTGGTGCCGATGCGCCACCAATCAACTCTGCAGGCACCATGAAGCCCAGTTCCTTTACGCCTTTGGCCATATAGATGATCAAGCTGACCGCATAATAAGTTAATACTAGTACGGACAAGCCTTCGACTGTTTCTTGCAAGCGAAGTTGTAATTTGGCGCGACGGTCCATGCTAGCCAATAGTTCTTGTGTTTGACTTTCATTGACGTATTCGATGCGCGTTCTCAAAATTTGAGTGGTGCGTGAAATACGATCGGACAACTCACGCAAGCGACGTTGAGTCCATGAGCAGGTGCTCATCGCTGGAGCAAAACGGCGATCCATGAATTCAGACAAGGTTTGCACACCCGGTAAAGAGGTCTCATTCAACTCCGTCAAATTCTTTTCTACCAATTGACTGTATGCCTCTGCGGCAGTAAAGCGTAGACCATGCTCTGAAATCCATTCTTCAATTTTCGAGGCCAAGGCCGAAATTCGCTCTAAAAACTCACCGTCTTGATGGTGGCTTGAGTCATCTTGACCTCGTGCCATTGAAATTTGTTTTGATAATTCAGATAACTCAGCTTCGGCATTGCGCAAAGGTCCGGATAAGCTTTTAGCAACAGGGAATGCCAACATCGAAGCCATGCGGTAAATCTCAACTTCAGTGATGCGACGTGCCACACGACCTGCTTGACGAGAGCCCATGCCTACATGAGGCACCAAATATGAAATATAACCATCCTCATTGACTTGTAAATCAGTCCAGATTTGAGCTTTTTGAGTGCTAAGAATCGTACTGCCCAGGATGGTGCTTCCCGGGAATAAGTTAGATACTTCAGTTGCACCTGAAAATAATGGTCGATCTTCAAAGGCAATATCAATCGCTGA contains the following coding sequences:
- a CDS encoding NAD(P)/FAD-dependent oxidoreductase, translating into MIRITELRLPIEHAPEELEAAILKRLGISSKDLVDFIVFKRSYDARKNIALAFIYTIDVSVKNEEAILTKFGHDQHVRPSPDTSYHFVAQANSQSDNSLSERPVVIGFGPCGIFAALVLAQMGFKPIVLERGKQVRERTQDTWGLWRKNVLNPESNVQFGEGGAGTFSDGKLYSQIKDPKFYGRKVIQEFIKAGAPEEIAYVAKPHIGTFRLVGVVEKMRQEIISLGGEVRFQQKVTGFEIKDGEMAGINLESGEKLAARHVIIALGHSARDTFKALHEAGVYIEPKPFSVGFRIEHPQSLIDRARLGPHAGNPLIGAADYKLVHHAKNGRAVYSFCMCPGGTVVAATSEENRVVTNGMSQYSRNERNANAGIVVNVDPEDYGGSAENPLAGIDFQRALESKAFELGGRNYEAPGQLVGDFIAGQTSTEFGKVIPSYKPGVHLTDLAQALPDFVIEAMREALPAFEKKIKGFAMHDAVLTGVETRTSSPLRITRGSNYQSLNVRGLYPAGEGAGYAGGILSAGVDGIKVAEALALDLVKQQS
- a CDS encoding DUF3422 domain-containing protein, with product MRSYDHPLRTVLHEEVHARPPVALWPRDRILNQAFMLSGTDRQKQMDWVNSLSAQSKQAIDPNHGQTFRIIELKPAPHRVIIKWELHGEFSSISAIVQQAELINDAPMLTREKIEADVNQLLASLNVPPIHEAGGLRISAIDIAFEDRPLFSGATEVSNLFPGSTILGSTILSTQKAQIWTDLQVNEDGYISYLVPHVGMGSRQAGRVARRITEVEIYRMASMLAFPVAKSLSGPLRNAEAELSELSKQISMARGQDDSSHHQDGEFLERISALASKIEEWISEHGLRFTAAEAYSQLVEKNLTELNETSLPGVQTLSEFMDRRFAPAMSTCSWTQRRLRELSDRISRTTQILRTRIEYVNESQTQELLASMDRRAKLQLRLQETVEGLSVLVLTYYAVSLIIYMAKGVKELGFMVPAELIGGASAPIIAYGIYALNKLRKRRFSKR